In Dama dama isolate Ldn47 chromosome 20, ASM3311817v1, whole genome shotgun sequence, a single window of DNA contains:
- the ZC3H12A gene encoding endoribonuclease ZC3H12A, whose protein sequence is MSLWELEDRRSCQGTPRLAQEPTAEEATTAELQMKVDFFRKLGYSSAEIHSVLQKLGVQADTNTVLGELVKHGSVAERERQASPDPCPQLPLVPRGGGTPKTSTVETSPPEEDKEGSDLRPVVIDGSNVAMSHGNKEVFSCRGILLAVNWFLERGHTDITVFVPSWRKEQPRADVPITDQHILRDLEKKKILVFTPSRRVGGKRVVCYDDRFIVKLAFESDGIVVSNDTYRDLQGERQEWKRFIEERLLMYSFVNDKFMPPDDPLGRHGPSLDNFLRKKPLTTEHRKQPCPYGRKCTYGIKCRFFHPERPSRPQRSVADELRANALLPPSRATSKDKSGRRPSPSSQPGSLPTEQEQCSPDGKKLGAQASPGVPREGLMQTFTPTGRSLPPGGSSSGSFGPSDWFSQTPDSLPYTSQDCLDSGIGSLESQMSELWGVRGGGPGEPGPPRGPYAGYRTYGAELPATPAFSAFSRALGAGHFSVPADYAPPPAAFPPREYWSEPYQLPPPTPGLQEPRAPGPGADRGPWGGAGRLAKERASVYTKLCGVFPPHLVEAVMARFPQLLDPQQLAAEILSYKSQHLSE, encoded by the exons ATGAGCCTGTGGGAACTTGAAGACCGCCGCAGCTGCCAGGGGACCCCCAGGCTGGCCCAGGAGCCCACGGCCGAGGAGGCAACGACTGCAGAACTGCAGATGAAGGTTGACTTCTTCCGGAAGCTGGGCTACTCATCTGCAGAGATCCATAGTGTCCTGCAGAAGCTGGGCGTCCAGGCAGACACCAACACAGTGCTGGGGGAGCTGGTGAAACATGGGTCAGTGGCCGAGCGGGAGCGCCAGGCATCGCCAGACCCCTGCCCTCAGCTGCCTCTGGTCCCCCGGGGCGGGGGCACACCCAAGACTTCCACCGTGGAGACTTCTCCACCCGAGGAAGACAAGGAGGGCAGTGACCTGAGACCCGTGGTCATCGATGGGAGCAACGTGGCCATGAG ccATGGGAACAAGGAGGTCTTCTCCTGCCGGGGGATCCTCCTGGCAGTGAACTGGTTCCTGGAGCGGGGCCACACAGACATCACCGTGTTCGTACCATCCTGGAGGAAGGAGCAGCCTCGGGCAGATGTGCCCATCACTG ACCAGCACATCCTGAGGGACCTGGAGAAGAAGAAGATCTTGGTGTTCACGCCGTCGCGGCGGGTGGGCGGCAAGCGGGTGGTCTGTTACGACGACCGCTTCATCGTGAAGCTGGCCTTCGAGTCGGACGGCATCGTGGTCTCCAACGACACGTACCGGGACCTGCAGGGCGAGCGGCAGGAGTGGAAGCGCTTCATCGAGGAGCGGCTGCTCATGTACTCCTTCGTCAATGACAA GTTCATGCCCCCCGATGACCCCTTGGGCCGTCACGGGCCGAGCCTGGACAACTTTCTGCGTAAGAAGCCACTCACGACGGAGCACAGGAAGCAGCCGTGTCCCTATG GGAGGAAATGCACCTACGGGATCAAGTGCCGATTCTTCCACCCCGAGCGACCAAGCCGGCCCCAGCGCTCCGTGGCTGACGAGCTCCGCGCCAACGCCCTGCTGCCGCCCTCCAGGGCCACGAGCAAGGACAAAAGTGGCCGGCGGCCTTCACCCTCCTCTCAGCCCGGCTCTCTGCCAACAGAGCAGGAGCAGTGCAGCCCGGACGGGAAGAAGCTGGGGGCCCAGGCCTCCCCCGGAGTCCCCCGGGAGGGCCTGATGCAGACCTTCACCCCGACAGGCAGGAGCCTCCCACCTGGTGGGAGCAGCAGCGGCAGCTTTGGGCCCTCGGACTGGTTCTCGCAGACCCCGGACTCGCTCCCCTACACCTCCCAGGACTGCCTGGACTCGGGCATCGGCTCCCTGGAGAGCCAGATGTCAGAACTCTGGGGGGTTCGAGGAGGGGGCCCTGGCGAGCCGGGCCCGCCTCGGGGCCCTTATGCCGGCTACCGCACCTACGGGGCAGAGCTCCCCGCCACCCCGGCCTTCTCGGCCTTCAGCCGGGCCCTGGGTGCTGGCCACTTCAGCGTCCCCGCTGACTACGCGCCCCCGCCGGCCGCCTTTCCACCTCGGGAATACTGGTCTGAGCCGTACCagctgcccccacccaccccaggcctGCAGGAGCCCCGGGCGCCAGGCCCAGGGGCTGATAGGGGCCCCTGGGGCGGGGCAGGCAGGCTGGCGAAGGAGCGAGCCAGCGTGTACACTAAACTGTGTGGAGTCTTCCCCCCACACCTGGTGGAGGCCGTGATGGCGCGCTTCCCGCAGCTCCTGGACCCCCAGCAGCTGGCTGCCGAGATCCTCTCCTACAAGTCCCAGCACCTCAGTGAATAA